From the Leptolyngbya sp. O-77 genome, one window contains:
- a CDS encoding ABC transporter permease, with translation MHPLALFLGKMMAGVLRGLMTSASVILIALLFTRNLGFISPLFLLVLVLNCAVFSGLGVIVGLNVKSLEGVGLLNNFLIVPMSFLGATFFDPQTLPAILKLIVYLLPLTYTSTGLRAAAYLPLSQFPWYSIPVLLTVAIALSAIGAYQFSHQRD, from the coding sequence GTGCATCCGCTGGCGCTGTTTCTGGGCAAGATGATGGCGGGCGTGCTGCGCGGGCTGATGACCTCCGCCTCGGTGATTCTGATCGCGCTGCTGTTTACCCGCAATCTGGGTTTCATCAGCCCGCTGTTTTTGCTGGTGCTGGTGCTGAACTGTGCCGTGTTTTCTGGGCTGGGCGTGATCGTCGGGCTGAACGTGAAATCTCTAGAAGGCGTGGGTCTGTTAAACAACTTCCTGATTGTGCCCATGTCGTTTCTGGGCGCGACTTTTTTTGATCCGCAGACTCTGCCTGCTATTCTCAAACTCATCGTCTATCTGCTGCCGCTGACCTACACCAGCACTGGACTCCGCGCCGCCGCCTATCTGCCGCTGAGCCAGTTTCCCTGGTACAGTATTCCGGTGTTGCTGACAGTGGCGATCGCCCTCTCCGCCATCGGCGCATACCAATTCTCCCACCAGCGAGACTAG
- a CDS encoding NAD(P)/FAD-dependent oxidoreductase — MKDSLTELLYLEVPTPDLDAVRRWLQHQFQPAVGNTISTPDGFLITAETVARSGSSGNLGDNFLDAPVLSGFVWSVQRTTYLKVFRWGDRPFPGEKAVLQQLTQALRAQFPQRYPAPPQVDLSHQSIFEALAPHYPQTVKYFQRIPNGEYDLNRVYWWEQRWRESVRNPQQPKQVVFAVEAVEAVEDTGTQPAYDLIYIGGALGIIHAAVMARRGYRVLLIERLPFGRMNREWNISRAEFQSLIDLELFTPAEFESVIAREYIDGFSKFFDANNPPQAKAPVLHTPTVLNVGIDAEKLLKICGDKLRAAGGEIWDETEFERVDVAPGGVTVYAKQLPTGTSRTATGRLLVDAMGTASPIAWQLNGDRTFDSVCPTVGAVVERGFEPGVWDARYGDVLFSHGDISRGRQLIWELFPGRGEELTFYLFHYHQVHPENPGSLLEMYEDFFTILPEYRRCDLDKLTWRKATFGYIPGHFSGIKSDRRVAFDRLIAIGDAASLQSPLVFTGFGSLVRNLPRLTDLLSTALRHDLLQARHLEQIRAFQSNIAVTWLFSKGMMVPTGKWIAPQRVNAMLNTFFGILAGEDPEVSDRFIKDRAGWVPFNRMALKAARTNPALLLWIWELAGPADLLRWVGSYLSFTLAALLSWLFQWLPGFARQIQPWLEPRYPSLWLWLLSRSYALTYGMGQPLPPSAATPFSSSAFPLSLKTPVEPGS, encoded by the coding sequence ATGAAAGATTCTTTAACAGAGCTACTTTATTTAGAGGTGCCTACGCCTGACCTGGATGCTGTGCGTCGCTGGCTTCAGCACCAGTTTCAGCCCGCCGTTGGCAACACCATTTCTACCCCCGATGGGTTCCTGATCACAGCCGAAACTGTCGCCAGAAGTGGTTCCAGTGGCAACTTGGGAGATAACTTCCTCGACGCGCCAGTGCTGTCTGGGTTTGTCTGGTCGGTGCAGCGTACAACGTATCTTAAGGTGTTTCGCTGGGGCGATCGCCCCTTTCCTGGTGAGAAAGCTGTTTTACAGCAGTTGACCCAGGCGCTCCGGGCCCAGTTTCCCCAGCGCTACCCCGCGCCGCCTCAGGTTGACCTGTCTCATCAATCTATCTTTGAGGCCCTAGCGCCCCATTACCCCCAGACGGTGAAATATTTTCAGCGCATTCCGAATGGGGAGTATGACTTGAACCGGGTCTACTGGTGGGAGCAGCGCTGGCGCGAGAGCGTGAGAAATCCCCAGCAGCCCAAGCAGGTTGTGTTTGCGGTCGAAGCAGTCGAAGCGGTCGAAGATACAGGGACGCAACCTGCCTACGACCTGATTTACATTGGCGGAGCGCTGGGCATTATTCACGCGGCAGTGATGGCGCGACGCGGCTATCGGGTGCTGCTGATCGAGCGGCTGCCCTTTGGCCGGATGAACCGCGAGTGGAATATTTCGCGGGCCGAGTTTCAAAGCCTGATCGACCTGGAACTGTTCACACCTGCGGAGTTTGAGAGCGTAATTGCGCGGGAGTACATAGACGGCTTCAGCAAGTTCTTTGATGCCAACAATCCGCCCCAGGCAAAAGCGCCGGTGCTGCACACGCCGACGGTCTTAAATGTGGGCATTGATGCAGAAAAGCTGCTGAAAATCTGTGGCGACAAACTGCGGGCAGCAGGCGGCGAAATTTGGGACGAAACCGAGTTTGAGCGGGTGGACGTTGCGCCTGGTGGCGTGACGGTTTATGCAAAGCAGTTGCCAACGGGCACATCCCGCACGGCAACTGGGCGGCTGCTGGTGGACGCAATGGGCACGGCTTCCCCCATCGCGTGGCAACTGAATGGCGATCGCACGTTTGACAGCGTGTGTCCCACCGTAGGCGCAGTGGTCGAGCGTGGCTTTGAACCAGGCGTATGGGATGCCCGCTATGGCGATGTGCTGTTTAGCCACGGCGACATTTCCCGCGGGCGGCAGTTGATTTGGGAATTGTTTCCGGGTCGTGGGGAGGAGCTGACGTTTTACCTGTTCCACTACCATCAGGTGCATCCAGAGAATCCTGGCTCTCTGCTGGAAATGTATGAGGATTTCTTCACCATCTTGCCAGAGTATCGCCGCTGTGATTTAGATAAGCTGACTTGGCGCAAGGCGACCTTTGGGTACATTCCAGGCCACTTCAGCGGGATCAAGAGCGATCGCCGCGTGGCCTTTGACCGCCTGATTGCCATTGGCGATGCCGCGTCGCTCCAGTCGCCGCTAGTGTTCACAGGGTTTGGCTCCCTGGTGCGAAACTTGCCCCGGCTAACGGATTTGCTCAGCACTGCCCTGCGCCACGACCTATTGCAGGCCCGCCACCTGGAGCAAATCCGCGCCTTCCAGAGCAACATCGCCGTCACCTGGCTATTTTCTAAAGGCATGATGGTGCCCACAGGGAAATGGATTGCACCGCAGCGGGTCAACGCCATGCTTAACACTTTCTTTGGCATTTTGGCGGGTGAAGATCCTGAGGTGAGCGATCGCTTTATTAAAGACCGCGCCGGCTGGGTGCCGTTTAACCGCATGGCCCTCAAAGCAGCTCGTACCAATCCTGCACTCTTGCTCTGGATTTGGGAACTGGCAGGTCCAGCAGACCTGCTGCGCTGGGTTGGCAGCTATCTCAGCTTTACCCTCGCCGCCCTCCTGAGCTGGCTATTTCAATGGCTACCAGGGTTTGCCCGCCAGATCCAGCCCTGGCTAGAGCCGCGATATCCGTCGCTGTGGCTGTGGCTCCTCTCTCGCAGCTACGCGCTGACCTATGGGATGGGTCAACCCCTGCCGCCCTCTGCTGCGACTCCGTTCTCATCCAGTGCCTTTCCGCTTTCCCTCAAAACGCCAGTAGAGCCAGGGTCATAG
- the pgsA gene encoding CDP-diacylglycerol--glycerol-3-phosphate 3-phosphatidyltransferase, protein MNLPTWITVSRLLGVPLLLVLLQNPTERSRWIALVIFLVAAGTDWLDGYLARKLNQVTDLGKFLDPLVDKLLVLAPLLMLIQLGQVPAWAVFLILARELAIAGWRVSQPTISGANLWGKLKTVSQIAAIALLICPLTMNMPGAAIAFWLSVVLTLVSGAIYVR, encoded by the coding sequence ATGAACCTCCCCACCTGGATCACCGTTTCGCGGCTGCTCGGCGTGCCGCTGCTGCTGGTGCTGCTGCAAAATCCCACCGAGCGATCGCGCTGGATTGCCCTGGTGATTTTCCTTGTCGCAGCAGGCACCGACTGGCTCGACGGCTACCTGGCCCGCAAGCTGAATCAGGTGACGGATTTGGGCAAATTTCTTGACCCGCTGGTAGACAAGCTGCTGGTGCTGGCTCCGCTGCTGATGCTGATCCAGCTTGGGCAGGTGCCCGCCTGGGCGGTGTTTCTGATTTTGGCGCGAGAACTGGCGATCGCCGGGTGGCGGGTCAGCCAACCCACCATCTCCGGCGCAAACCTTTGGGGCAAGCTAAAAACCGTCAGCCAGATCGCGGCGATCGCCCTCCTGATCTGCCCGCTGACGATGAATATGCCTGGAGCGGCGATCGCCTTTTGGCTCTCCGTCGTGCTGACGCTGGTATCTGGCGCAATTTATGTGCGGTAA
- the dps gene encoding DNA starvation/stationary phase protection protein Dps: MGSNGRSTNGKSQPLYATRIDLSSEIRTKVIAILNHSLASTLDLKTQVKQAHWNVKGLQFYQLHELFDEMASELEEYVDMVAERVTALGGLAVGTARTAAAQSILPEYPFDILDGKDHVIALAERYAAYGKLVRESIDATDDLGDADTADLYTEISRDIDKRLWFLEAHLQTAVEEVVSATAASEVAEPKAKKTAKGAK; encoded by the coding sequence ATGGGCAGCAACGGTCGCAGCACAAACGGCAAAAGCCAACCGCTCTACGCAACCCGGATTGATCTTTCCTCCGAAATTCGCACAAAAGTCATTGCTATTTTGAATCACTCCCTTGCTTCCACACTGGATTTGAAAACCCAGGTCAAGCAGGCTCATTGGAACGTCAAGGGATTGCAGTTCTACCAACTGCACGAGCTATTCGACGAGATGGCGTCCGAGCTAGAAGAGTACGTGGACATGGTGGCAGAGCGCGTCACGGCGCTGGGCGGGCTAGCCGTTGGCACTGCTCGCACTGCGGCAGCCCAGTCTATTCTGCCAGAGTATCCCTTCGACATTTTAGATGGCAAAGATCATGTCATCGCGTTGGCAGAGCGCTATGCTGCCTACGGAAAGCTGGTGCGCGAATCCATCGACGCGACCGATGATCTGGGCGATGCCGATACGGCTGACCTCTACACCGAGATTTCGCGGGATATCGACAAGCGCCTCTGGTTCTTGGAAGCCCACCTGCAAACTGCGGTCGAGGAGGTCGTGTCTGCTACCGCCGCGTCTGAAGTGGCGGAACCCAAAGCCAAGAAAACGGCGAAAGGGGCAAAGTAA
- a CDS encoding serine/threonine-protein kinase translates to MASFSKREQQRSRYRQLGLIGQGQFGRVFCAVHRQTGQLVALKNLERERFPTHKFLRELRFLLTLQHENIVTCQALEHTATGRYLVMDYCEGGTLRSLLGEDHRLHPAQSLKLVADMLAGLEHAHSQGIVHCDIKPENILLSVERWGWTARISDFGIARLRQELAESPSGGGNTGSPAYMAPERFYGQYSPAADLYSVGILLFELLAGYRPFSGTPTELMSAHLNRPLVLPDSIPAVFHPLLSKALQKLAARRFQKAGEMWRSLVQAATDYGLGNLNWEGRFPQGSLRESRSMMISPALPTVSPVKPLNPLPWRSRSVVTLEQPTTALAIAPRRGMPLFQPFPEIVEIYRASGDHVTFQSHLTETQPSATVAASPLVSVQLPQPIRALQVRPQGCFAIAAQAVYLLDAPPGDVNQPWRSETIAEAGSECLVAIEAAGRWLAIAASPVEDGVGFLTLRPLPDRATLPDRATLVVKDSASLWTAPNPIPLPVPTDCRRQLLYLAALDGRHLVLVSQILRGEKYLETWLEVFNRRGDRLGCLTLPVRLGCIISAPDPYRLVACDADDPNALLIIDLKPFRVARLGVEIAPALLAAANWGYVLASAAGDLLLLDDLGQPVGRFQGPAAPVAIALFATTGILLATQTEAQSQLHLLNLKEMDTDLML, encoded by the coding sequence GTGGCCAGCTTTTCCAAAAGAGAGCAGCAGCGCTCTAGATATCGCCAGTTAGGGCTGATTGGGCAGGGGCAATTCGGTCGGGTGTTTTGCGCGGTGCATCGGCAAACGGGGCAACTGGTTGCCCTCAAAAACCTGGAGCGAGAGCGCTTCCCGACCCATAAGTTTCTGCGCGAACTGCGCTTTTTGCTGACGCTTCAGCACGAAAACATCGTCACCTGTCAGGCATTGGAACACACCGCCACAGGGCGCTATCTGGTGATGGACTATTGCGAAGGCGGCACGCTCCGCAGCTTGCTGGGTGAAGACCATCGGCTGCATCCGGCTCAAAGCTTGAAACTGGTGGCGGATATGCTGGCGGGGCTGGAACACGCCCACAGCCAGGGCATTGTGCATTGCGACATCAAGCCCGAAAATATCTTGCTTAGCGTCGAGCGGTGGGGCTGGACGGCTCGCATTTCAGACTTTGGCATTGCGCGGCTGCGACAGGAACTGGCAGAGTCGCCATCAGGTGGCGGCAACACAGGGTCGCCCGCTTACATGGCTCCGGAGCGATTTTACGGACAATATTCCCCTGCGGCAGATCTCTATTCCGTCGGCATTTTGCTGTTTGAACTGCTGGCGGGCTATCGTCCATTTTCAGGCACGCCGACGGAGCTAATGTCAGCCCATCTGAATCGGCCGCTGGTGCTGCCGGACTCAATTCCTGCTGTCTTTCATCCGCTGCTGTCGAAAGCGCTGCAAAAGCTGGCAGCAAGGCGGTTTCAGAAGGCGGGCGAGATGTGGCGATCGCTCGTGCAGGCTGCCACTGACTATGGGTTAGGCAATCTCAACTGGGAGGGGCGATTCCCGCAGGGATCGCTTCGCGAATCGCGCTCGATGATGATTTCTCCTGCACTGCCCACCGTTTCCCCCGTCAAGCCCCTAAACCCCCTGCCGTGGCGATCGCGCTCCGTTGTGACTCTGGAGCAGCCGACCACCGCGCTGGCGATCGCCCCTCGTCGGGGGATGCCCCTCTTCCAGCCTTTCCCAGAAATCGTAGAAATCTATAGGGCCAGCGGCGATCACGTCACCTTCCAGTCCCACCTTACCGAGACTCAGCCCAGCGCCACAGTAGCGGCTAGTCCACTGGTTTCTGTGCAACTGCCCCAGCCCATTCGAGCGTTGCAGGTGCGGCCGCAGGGCTGTTTCGCAATTGCGGCTCAGGCGGTTTACCTCCTGGACGCGCCGCCTGGGGATGTCAATCAGCCCTGGAGGAGTGAAACTATTGCTGAGGCAGGATCAGAGTGTCTGGTGGCGATCGAGGCGGCGGGTCGCTGGCTGGCGATCGCCGCTTCTCCAGTAGAGGACGGGGTCGGGTTTCTCACGCTGCGGCCGCTGCCCGATAGAGCCACTTTACCCGATAGAGCCACTTTAGTAGTAAAGGATTCAGCCTCTTTGTGGACTGCACCAAATCCTATTCCGCTGCCAGTTCCTACAGATTGTCGTCGGCAATTGCTGTATCTGGCAGCGCTGGATGGGCGGCATCTGGTGCTGGTGTCGCAGATTTTGAGAGGCGAGAAGTACCTTGAAACCTGGCTAGAAGTGTTTAACCGACGGGGCGATCGCCTGGGCTGCCTGACGCTACCTGTGCGTTTAGGCTGCATCATCTCTGCCCCCGACCCCTATCGTCTGGTGGCCTGCGACGCAGACGACCCCAACGCCTTACTCATCATCGACCTGAAGCCGTTTCGCGTGGCGCGGTTGGGCGTGGAAATTGCGCCCGCGCTGCTTGCTGCCGCAAACTGGGGCTATGTGCTGGCTAGCGCCGCGGGCGATTTGCTGCTGCTAGATGACTTGGGGCAGCCCGTTGGACGGTTTCAAGGGCCCGCTGCACCCGTGGCGATCGCCCTGTTCGCCACCACGGGGATCCTGCTGGCAACTCAGACCGAAGCCCAATCCCAACTTCACCTTTTGAACCTGAAGGAAATGGACACTGACCTGATGCTCTGA
- a CDS encoding DNA-3-methyladenine glycosylase family protein — translation MDYSRAIAHLQAADPILAATIERSGPCTLWHDRQTGNLLESLAESIIYQQLSGKAAGTIHRRFLALYPHTPHPTAAEILATPDELLRGAGLSRAKTLYVKDLAQKVLDGLPSLEDLEQLDDDAIIRTLTQVKGIGKWTAEMLLIFRLHRWDVLPVDDLGIRNGMRLLYALPDLPDKKTMLQIARTVVATLPHDRRLVSVAQRGYQSDGGRHDSGGTSGREMLSSLLQPAPLLFYTPNFSLTTASASRNPTMTALPSFTNSGRFSSMASAAKALAQSASPQVSFFSPSAR, via the coding sequence ATGGACTATTCAAGGGCGATCGCCCATCTGCAAGCGGCTGACCCCATCCTGGCAGCGACAATCGAGCGCAGCGGCCCCTGCACTCTCTGGCACGATCGACAGACAGGCAATTTGCTGGAGTCTCTAGCGGAATCCATCATTTACCAGCAGCTTTCCGGCAAAGCCGCAGGCACCATTCACCGCCGATTTCTGGCGCTTTATCCGCATACGCCCCACCCCACCGCCGCCGAAATTCTCGCTACGCCGGACGAACTGCTGCGCGGTGCGGGGCTATCTCGTGCCAAGACGCTGTATGTCAAAGACCTGGCACAAAAGGTGCTGGACGGGCTGCCCAGCCTGGAAGACCTGGAACAACTGGACGATGATGCGATTATCCGCACGCTGACCCAGGTTAAAGGCATCGGCAAATGGACGGCGGAAATGCTGCTGATCTTTCGGCTACACCGCTGGGACGTGCTGCCCGTAGACGACCTGGGCATCCGCAACGGAATGCGCCTGCTCTACGCCCTGCCCGATCTGCCCGACAAGAAAACCATGCTGCAAATCGCCCGAACCGTGGTGGCGACCCTACCGCACGATCGCCGCTTGGTATCTGTGGCGCAGCGTGGATATCAAAGCGATGGGGGAAGGCATGATAGCGGCGGCACATCGGGAAGGGAGATGCTGAGCAGCTTGCTTCAACCCGCTCCCTTACTCTTTTACACGCCCAACTTCTCTCTCACCACCGCCTCTGCATCCCGAAACCCCACCATGACCGCTTTGCCGTCTTTTACAAACAGCGGTCGCTTCAGCAGCATGGCATCTGCGGCAAAGGCTTTGGCCCAGTCTGCGTCGCCCCAGGTGTCTTTTTTCTCGCCCAGCGCCCGGTAG
- a CDS encoding V4R domain-containing protein — translation MISVADLLVNNRIPSSYFATDAYVRSDLEMGLLENRQGDRLIALPETLIQAIYSGLEKETGQASRLVLYNCGRWWGKTFYSRFSEELTDYYGTPLSNMPMVEFLQSLQQCWITHGWGKIDLDQTYHHRGFLVVKTWNSPFARLAPRKDQPVCHLEAGVLASFFSQITGRELHCVQTTCESMGADCNRFVLGLPKRLEPAETMVTNLDHEAIMQQLCNV, via the coding sequence ATGATCTCCGTCGCTGATTTACTGGTTAATAACCGCATTCCCAGCAGCTACTTTGCTACCGATGCCTACGTCCGCAGCGATCTGGAAATGGGGCTGCTGGAAAACCGTCAGGGCGATCGCCTGATTGCCCTCCCTGAAACGCTAATTCAGGCAATCTACAGCGGGCTAGAAAAGGAAACTGGTCAAGCCTCTCGCCTAGTGCTATATAACTGCGGGCGCTGGTGGGGTAAGACCTTCTACAGCCGCTTTTCGGAAGAACTGACCGACTATTATGGCACGCCGCTGTCGAATATGCCGATGGTGGAGTTTTTGCAGAGCCTCCAGCAGTGCTGGATTACTCACGGCTGGGGCAAGATTGACCTGGATCAAACCTATCATCATCGCGGCTTCTTGGTGGTAAAGACGTGGAACTCGCCCTTTGCGCGATTGGCTCCTCGCAAAGACCAGCCCGTGTGTCATCTGGAAGCGGGTGTTCTGGCCTCTTTCTTTAGCCAGATTACGGGGCGAGAGCTGCACTGCGTACAAACAACCTGCGAGTCGATGGGCGCAGACTGCAATCGCTTCGTATTGGGGCTACCCAAACGGCTGGAGCCAGCCGAAACGATGGTGACCAATCTCGACCACGAGGCGATTATGCAGCAGCTTTGCAATGTCTAG
- the lysS gene encoding lysine--tRNA ligase, producing the protein MSSDDLRAARLEKANQLRTLGFNPYGYRWDVTHHAAELQEKYADLAAGEAVEVNVSVAGRVMNRRVFGKLAFFTLQDETGTIQLYLDKKTVEAGMADIDPQAFDHLKTLTDVGDILGATGTVKRTEKGELSVNVQRYSILTKSLQPLPDKWHGLTDVEKRYRQRYVDLIVNPEVRETFRRRSLITTAIRRFLTDRGFIEIETPVLQSEAGGAEARPFITYHNTLEMDLYLRIATELHLKRLVVGGFEKVFEIGRIFRNEGVSTRHNPEFTSIEVYQAYGDYEQMMTLTEEMIVAAAKSVLDDLKITYQGQEIDLTPPWRRVTMHDLVQEHTGLDFTQFTTLEEAKEGAIAAGLKDLDKCDSIGRLLVEAFEQKVEATLIQPTFVTDYPVENSPLAKAHRSKPGLVERFELFIVGRETANGYSELTDPIDQRQRLEAQAARKAAGDLEAHGVDEDFLMALEYGLPPTMGMGTGIDRLVMLLTDSASIRDVIAFPLLKPEAKEE; encoded by the coding sequence ATGTCGTCCGACGATCTCCGCGCTGCCCGCCTCGAAAAAGCCAACCAACTCCGCACCCTGGGCTTCAATCCCTATGGCTATCGCTGGGATGTGACGCACCACGCCGCTGAGTTGCAGGAAAAGTATGCTGATCTGGCAGCGGGGGAAGCGGTTGAAGTGAATGTGTCAGTGGCGGGGCGCGTCATGAATCGTCGCGTCTTTGGCAAGCTGGCTTTCTTTACGCTGCAAGACGAAACGGGCACGATCCAGCTTTATCTGGACAAAAAAACGGTCGAAGCGGGCATGGCAGACATCGACCCGCAGGCGTTTGACCATCTAAAGACTTTGACGGACGTAGGCGATATCCTGGGTGCAACGGGCACTGTTAAGCGAACTGAGAAGGGCGAATTGTCAGTTAACGTGCAGCGCTATTCCATCCTCACCAAGTCGCTGCAACCCCTGCCCGACAAGTGGCACGGGCTGACGGATGTGGAAAAGCGCTATCGCCAGCGCTATGTGGACTTGATTGTGAATCCAGAGGTGCGAGAGACCTTCCGACGGCGATCGCTCATCACGACCGCTATCCGCCGATTCCTGACTGACCGGGGCTTTATCGAAATCGAAACACCTGTCCTGCAATCGGAGGCAGGCGGAGCCGAGGCCCGTCCGTTCATCACGTATCACAACACGCTGGAGATGGATTTGTATCTCCGCATCGCCACCGAGCTGCACCTAAAGCGGCTGGTGGTGGGTGGCTTTGAGAAGGTGTTTGAAATTGGGCGCATCTTTCGCAATGAGGGCGTTTCGACGCGCCACAATCCAGAATTTACCTCCATCGAGGTTTATCAGGCCTACGGCGACTATGAGCAGATGATGACGCTAACAGAAGAAATGATCGTCGCTGCTGCCAAGTCAGTTCTCGATGACCTGAAAATTACCTACCAGGGACAGGAAATCGACCTGACTCCACCCTGGCGCAGAGTCACGATGCATGACCTGGTGCAGGAACATACCGGGCTAGATTTTACCCAGTTCACCACGCTGGAGGAGGCAAAAGAAGGGGCGATCGCCGCCGGACTCAAAGACCTCGACAAGTGCGACTCGATCGGTCGCTTGCTCGTCGAAGCCTTCGAGCAAAAAGTAGAGGCGACCTTGATTCAGCCGACGTTCGTAACCGATTACCCGGTCGAAAATTCGCCGCTAGCCAAAGCCCACCGCAGCAAGCCCGGACTGGTGGAGCGATTCGAGCTATTCATCGTGGGGCGCGAAACAGCGAACGGGTATTCTGAGTTGACCGACCCGATCGACCAGCGGCAGCGCCTCGAAGCCCAGGCAGCCCGCAAAGCCGCAGGCGATCTGGAGGCCCACGGCGTAGACGAAGACTTTCTGATGGCGCTGGAATATGGGCTGCCGCCCACGATGGGCATGGGCACAGGTATAGACCGCCTGGTTATGCTGCTGACCGATTCTGCCAGCATCCGGGATGTGATTGCCTTCCCGCTGCTGAAGCCAGAGGCAAAAGAGGAATAG
- a CDS encoding DUF3685 domain-containing protein: MTPRSADVFFTRPLQLALISDDAVFRGGLRLWLEQFPEFRVAIESGTGEDALSLIRTRLDTGTSRGETVDLVLLDLELGRTNPARVQGLALCQQLRAMFPQIPVLVLSSTAEPILVDAVRRAGAQGFCLKGAEPGAIAKCLRQVAAGEPYWMASSGLAGGGATAARGPVPSRRVSQASYLKRTLRQSGLEQIDQAIALITAQLRSRRLSFLQRQVLLGRRRELRAARWIVLRMLATPELLETVSEPSLPTVPTPLDAVSPDPVPSLSVPATPAAIREATPTGIPRPASSSRPGRSQPASGASVGQSVPEGNRPTALAATPQPALTPATAQVSREMRAVLFNRVLATLEGNLDNLTDLPLETDILRSDRKRELFGLVLRKLDDLLDDLRVAEVPEQRLSDMQPQLLADLWQATTVEFFGRYRTLSLSGQEVEIAPYLLADQTIVQADILSKIPLFSDLLAHLLVQAPLVIDGVPYAAGTPEAVRRAGLLLSHTMIQIANAVVQPLLNRFADVEDIKQSFYDRRLLSSRGIERFRNDLSWRYRMQRYFAEPKDIFESQYRLFVLRLRGIEQESVYAPRRDELEQLSGLPYAVTLALETRDAIAPRLRSVISVIGSGVIYVLTEVIGRGIGLIGRGIIKGVNNVVQDGRYDRQERRYGRSRGR; the protein is encoded by the coding sequence ATGACCCCGCGCTCTGCCGATGTGTTTTTCACCCGCCCGCTCCAGCTTGCATTGATCAGCGATGACGCAGTGTTTCGCGGCGGGCTGCGGCTGTGGCTGGAGCAGTTTCCAGAATTTCGGGTGGCGATCGAGTCTGGCACGGGGGAAGATGCACTATCGCTGATTCGGACGCGCCTGGACACCGGGACGAGTCGGGGCGAAACGGTAGATTTGGTGCTGCTAGATTTGGAATTGGGACGCACGAATCCGGCGCGGGTGCAGGGCTTGGCGCTGTGTCAGCAGTTACGGGCAATGTTTCCGCAAATCCCAGTGCTGGTGTTGAGTTCGACCGCAGAGCCGATTTTGGTGGATGCGGTGCGGCGGGCGGGGGCGCAGGGTTTTTGCCTGAAGGGGGCAGAACCAGGGGCGATCGCCAAATGCCTGCGGCAGGTGGCCGCGGGGGAACCCTACTGGATGGCTTCCTCTGGGCTGGCGGGTGGTGGCGCAACGGCGGCTCGCGGGCCGGTGCCGTCGCGTCGCGTGTCCCAAGCTAGCTATCTAAAGCGGACGCTGCGCCAGTCGGGGCTAGAGCAAATCGATCAGGCGATCGCCCTGATCACTGCACAACTCCGCAGTCGTCGCCTGTCCTTTTTGCAGCGGCAGGTGTTGCTGGGGCGCAGGCGAGAGCTGCGGGCGGCGCGGTGGATCGTGCTGCGGATGCTGGCCACGCCGGAACTGCTGGAAACCGTCTCGGAGCCTTCGCTGCCCACGGTTCCTACCCCCCTGGATGCTGTGTCTCCAGACCCCGTGCCCAGCCTCAGTGTCCCTGCTACACCAGCGGCGATTCGCGAAGCGACCCCTACGGGAATCCCCCGTCCCGCATCTTCGTCGCGCCCTGGCCGCTCCCAGCCTGCATCTGGTGCCTCTGTGGGTCAATCGGTTCCTGAGGGAAATCGCCCCACGGCTCTGGCGGCCACACCCCAGCCCGCGCTGACCCCGGCCACGGCCCAAGTCTCTCGTGAAATGCGGGCTGTTTTATTTAACCGGGTGCTGGCGACGCTGGAGGGCAATCTGGACAACCTCACCGATTTGCCCCTGGAAACAGACATTTTGCGGAGCGATCGCAAGCGCGAACTGTTTGGGCTGGTGCTGCGAAAGCTGGACGACCTGCTGGATGACCTGCGAGTGGCGGAAGTGCCAGAGCAGCGATTGTCAGATATGCAGCCCCAACTGCTGGCAGATTTGTGGCAGGCAACGACGGTGGAATTTTTTGGCCGCTATCGTACCCTGTCGCTATCGGGTCAGGAGGTGGAAATCGCGCCCTATCTGTTGGCTGACCAGACCATTGTGCAGGCGGATATTCTCAGCAAGATTCCGCTATTCAGCGACCTGCTGGCGCATTTGCTGGTGCAGGCTCCGCTGGTCATTGATGGTGTGCCCTACGCAGCAGGAACCCCCGAAGCCGTGCGCCGGGCCGGCCTGTTGCTCAGCCACACCATGATTCAGATTGCCAATGCGGTTGTGCAGCCGTTGCTCAATCGCTTTGCCGATGTGGAAGACATCAAACAGTCGTTTTACGACCGTCGGCTGCTCTCCAGCCGGGGCATTGAGCGATTTCGCAATGATCTGTCCTGGCGCTACCGGATGCAGCGCTATTTTGCAGAACCGAAGGATATTTTTGAAAGTCAATATCGCCTGTTTGTGCTGCGGCTGCGGGGCATTGAGCAGGAATCGGTCTATGCGCCGCGCCGCGATGAGCTAGAGCAACTGTCGGGATTGCCCTATGCGGTCACGCTGGCGCTGGAAACGCGAGATGCGATCGCCCCTCGATTGCGGTCGGTCATCTCCGTCATCGGCAGCGGCGTAATTTATGTGCTGACGGAGGTGATCGGGCGGGGCATTGGACTAATTGGGCGCGGCATTATCAAAGGCGTAAATAATGTTGTGCAGGATGGACGCTATGATCGCCAAGAGCGACGGTATGGGCGGAGCCGGGGGCGGTAA